A region of Archocentrus centrarchus isolate MPI-CPG fArcCen1 unplaced genomic scaffold, fArcCen1 scaffold_33_ctg1, whole genome shotgun sequence DNA encodes the following proteins:
- the LOC115776563 gene encoding uncharacterized protein LOC115776563, which produces MKTLVVLLLLLNGSQQALAVVVEVNKEERSVLLPCQYSGIIPVDPKVMWTRNDLDPKTVHLQQEGGDDLRGQNQRYSNRTSLRPDALDSGDFSLTLRKPQLTDSGSYTCSIRPTREELRLGDIQLQVKDQQVEVKVEEGSDSVILPCQIKPDLPEDIRVEWTRSEPEPMMVHGYTNKGDQLDTQDGLYRDRTKVNEDLLRTGDLSLTLRLPTERDTGGYICTIHRDKDILRQKVLLQVKEPFPSWAIALLVLLVLLVVSGGLLFHFWQYFMSGYKVEVESGVESVQLPCKTIVHLPKGTKVEWKDRDSRKVHVYQSSSDQPEEQHDFYRGRTKMERNLLKPGDLSLTLKHPTDTHTYTCTTYNKRGDILMEKQVQLTVRVPQVEVEDGVESVQLPFTTTLHLPQDAKVECVDDYIYNRKVHMYQSGSDQLEEQHQVYRHRTKMNEDLLKTGDLSLTLRLPTDTDNKTYTCTVYSREGNILLRKQVKLRVRDCQVEVEEGAESVQLPFRTTGNLPGDAEVEWKNSDHKKVHVYQSGSDQPEEQHQDYRDRTKMNEDLLKAGDLSLTLRLPTERDSGTYWCRVMRRNIWTRGKTVQLKVKGRAQVQDQTGIIRNRSSSIDPTPLMADQSV; this is translated from the exons ATGAAGACGTTGGTGgtgctcctgctcctcctgaacG GTTCCCAGCAGGCCCTGgctgtggtggtggaggtgaatAAGGAGGAAAggtctgtcctgctgccctgtCAGTACTCAGGTATTATACCTGTGGACCCCAAAGTGATGTGGACTCGCAATGATCTTGATCCCAAAACTGTCCACCTACAACAAGAAGGAGGAGATGATCTCAGAGGGCAAAACCAGCGTTACAGCAACCGCACATCACTGAGGCCTGATGCTCTGGACTCTGGAGacttcagcctcactctgaggaaaCCACAGCTGACTGACAGCGGCAGCTACACCTGCTCCATCCGTCCTACAAGAGAAGAACTGAGACTGGGAGacatacagctgcaggtcaaag accagcaggtggaggtgaaggtggaGGAAGGCTCAGACTCTGTCATCCTGCCCTGCCAAATCAAACCTGACCTGCCTGAGGACATCAGAGTGGAGTGGACTCGCTCTGAACCAGAACCCATGATGGTCCACGGGTACACAAACAAAGGAGACCAGCTTGACACACAGGACGGTCTTTACAGAGACCGAACAAAGgtgaatgaagacctgctgagaactggagacctcagtctgaccctgagactccccacagagagagacacaggaggATACATCTGCACCATCCACAGGGACAAGGACATCCTGAGACAGAAAGTactgctgcaggtcaaag AACCATTTCCATCCTGGGCCATAGCTCTCCTGGTTCTCCTGGTTCTTCTCGTGGTTTCTGGAggacttttatttcatttctggCAGTACTTCATGTCAG gttacaaggtggaggtggagtcgggggtggagtctgtccagctgccctgtAAAACTATAGTTCACCTGCCCAAAGGCACTAAGGTAGAGTGGAAGGACAGAGACAGCAGgaaggtccacgtgtatcagagCAGCTCTGACCAGCCTGAAGAACAGCACGACTTTTACAGAGGACGAACAAAGATGGAGAGAAACCTGCTGAAacctggagacctcagtctgaccctgaaacaccccacagacacacacacctacacctgcaccacctACAACAAGAGGGGAGACATCCTGATGGAGAAACAAGTGCAGCTGacagtcagag tcccccaggtggaggtggaggacggggtggagtctgtccagctgcccttcaCAACCACACTTCACCTGCCTCAAGACGCTAAAGTGGAGTGTGTGGATGATTACATCTACAACAGAAAGGTCCACATGTATCAGAGTGGCTCTGACCAGCTTGAAGAACAGCACCAGGTTTACAGACACCGaacgaagatgaatgaagacctgctgaaaactggagacctcagtctgaccctgagactCCCCACAGATACAGACAACAagacctacacctgcaccgtctacagCAGGGAGGGAAACATCCTGCTGAGGAAACAGGTGAAGCTGAGAGTCAGAG actgtcaggtggaggtggaggagggggcggagtctgtccagctgcccttcagAACCACAGGAAACCTGCCTGGAGATGCTGAAGTGGAGTGGAAGAACAGTGACCATAAgaaggtccacgtgtatcagagcggctctgaccagcctgaagaacagcaccaggattacagagaccgaacgaagatgaatgaagacctgctgaaagctggagacctcagtctgaccctgagactccccacagagagagacagtgggaCATACTGGTGTAGAGTCATGAGGAGGAACATCTGGACCAGAGGAAAAACAGTGCAGCTCAAAGTcaaag gCAGAGCTCAGGTCCAGGATCAAACAGGGATCATCAGGAACAGAAGCAGCTCCATTGATCCGACTCCTCTGATGGCTGATCAATCAGTTTGA